From Sporocytophaga myxococcoides, the proteins below share one genomic window:
- a CDS encoding glycosyltransferase family 2 protein, with product MSQIYIVLPAYNEEKSLPSLLNRIQELNGEFSKDPKVIVINDGSKDQTPQILKDYSTKMNLHYVDVYPNQGLANAIRTGIEEVLKFTQKGDIVVTLDADDSHNPHLIKRMAGMIKEGSEIVIASRYQNGARIMGLTKIREIYSEVASLLFKTVVGMKGVKDYTCGFRAYDADFLRKLQNYYKERLVEEKGFSCMAEILLKSNRFNPIIHEVPMILRYDFKLSDSKMKVAKTINLTLGLLWAYRFSKRFK from the coding sequence ATGAGCCAAATATATATAGTACTTCCCGCTTATAATGAAGAGAAGTCTTTACCGAGTTTATTAAACAGAATTCAAGAGCTTAATGGTGAATTCTCAAAAGATCCTAAAGTAATCGTTATCAATGATGGTAGCAAAGATCAAACTCCACAAATTCTGAAAGATTACTCTACCAAAATGAACTTGCACTATGTTGATGTTTACCCAAATCAAGGACTTGCAAATGCAATCAGGACAGGTATTGAGGAAGTACTGAAATTTACACAAAAAGGTGATATTGTAGTCACTCTTGATGCTGATGATAGCCACAATCCTCATTTAATAAAGAGAATGGCAGGCATGATAAAAGAAGGAAGTGAAATTGTAATAGCTTCTAGATATCAGAATGGAGCCCGGATCATGGGACTAACAAAAATTAGAGAAATATATAGCGAAGTTGCAAGTTTACTTTTTAAAACAGTAGTGGGCATGAAAGGAGTGAAAGATTATACCTGTGGTTTCAGAGCTTATGATGCAGATTTTTTAAGGAAACTACAAAATTATTATAAAGAAAGACTGGTAGAAGAAAAAGGATTTAGCTGTATGGCAGAAATTCTATTAAAAAGTAATCGCTTCAATCCTATTATTCATGAAGTACCAATGATACTTCGCTACGATTTTAAATTAAGCGACAGTAAAATGAAAGTAGCGAAAACTATTAATCTTACACTTGGTCTTCTTTGGGCATACAGATTCAGCAAAAGATTTAAATAA